A stretch of the Vigna radiata var. radiata cultivar VC1973A chromosome 7, Vradiata_ver6, whole genome shotgun sequence genome encodes the following:
- the LOC106767945 gene encoding translationally-controlled tumor protein homolog: protein MLVYKDFLTGDELLSDSFPYREIENGMLWEVSGKWVVQGAIEVDIGANPSAEGGEDEGVDDQATKVVDIVDTFRLQEQPGFDKKQFLVFMKRYIKLLIQKLDEEKQNLLKKHIEGATKFLLSKIKDLQFFVGESMHDDGSLVFAYYKDGATDPTFLYFAYALQEMKC from the exons ATGTTGGTTTACAAGGACTTCCTCACAG GTGACGAACTTCTCTCGGACTCCTTCCCCTACAGAGAAATTGAGAATGGAATGTTGTGGGAAGTTTCTGGAAAG TGGGTTGTTCAAGGAGCGATTGAAGTCGACATTGGCGCAAATCCTTCTGCTGAAGGTGGGGAAGATGAAGGTGTTGACGATCAAGCTACCAaagttgttgatattgttgacaCATTCAGGCTTCAG GAGCAACCTGGTTTTGACAAGAAGCAGTTTCTTGTGTTCATGAAGAGGTATATTAAGTTATTGATCCAAAAACTTGACGAGGAGAAACAAAATCTGTTGAAAAAACACATTGAAGGAGCAACTAAGTTCCTGCTCTCCAAGATTAAGGATCTTCAGTT CTTTGTTGGAGAGAGTATGCATGATGATGGCAGTCTGGTGTTTGCTTATTATAAGGATGGTGCCACTGATCCCACGTTTCTGTATTTTGCATATGCTCTCCAGGAGATGAAGTGCTAA